GCTTCGAGCACGACGACGTTTTTGTTTTCCCTGCCCAGTTCTACCAGGGCTTCTCCGTAGGCCTGACGTTGACTTTTCGTAGCCATTTGTTCCTACCTCCGCAGCTTGTCGAGGTCAGATTTGGCGATTTCCCACTGTTCGGGGGTCATGGCGCCATTGTGGAAGGCGGCGTTGTTTTCGGCAAAGGAGATGCACTTGCCTTTGACGGTTTCGGCGATGATGACGGTGGGTTTGCCTTTGATGTTATCGGCTTTGTCGAGGGCGGCCAGGATGGCGCCGATGTCGTGGCCGTCGATTTCGATGGTTTCCCAGCCGAAGGCGGCCCATTTGGGGGTGACGGGGTTGGTGTCGAACCGGTCGCAGATGGCGCCGGTGGCCTGGAGCCGGTTGCGGTCGACGATGGCGACGAGGTTGTCGATTTTGTAGTAGGAAGCGGCCATGGCGGCTTCCCAGATCTGGCCTTCGGCGAGTTCGCCGTCGCCGATGAGGACGTATACTTTGCTGGCGAGGCCGTCGAGCCTGAGACCGAGGGCCATGCCGCAGGCGATGGAGAGGCCTTGGCCGAGGGAGCCGGTGTTGGCTTCGATGCCGGGCGTCCTGGTCATGTCGGGGTGTCCCTGGAGCATGGCGCCGAGGGTTTTGACTTTTTTCATTTCTTCTTTGGGGAAGTAGCCCGCTTCGGCGAGGGCGGCGTACTGGACGAGGGCGGCGTGGCCTTTGCTGAGCAGGAAGCGGTCGCGGTCCGCCAGGGCCGGGTTTTCCGGGTCGTGTTTCATTTTATGGAAGTAGAGGGCGGCGACTATTTCCGCGCTGGAGCACGAGCCGCCGAGGTGGCCGACTTTGCCGACGCCGGTGAGGTCGTTGACGATGTGCTCCCTGAGGCGCAGCGCCTTGGCTTCCAGAAGGTCGACGGTTGCTTGCGATGCCAATTTTATTCCTCCCTTAAAGGTCTTGTCAGTCGATGGGAGTGAGGACGATTTTCAATCCCTGTTTGGATTCCATGAGTTCGAAGCTTTCCGCCCATTTGTCGAGCGGCAGTTCGTGGGTGACGAGGTCGTTGACGTCGATGATTTTCTTGTCCATGAGGACGAGGCTCTTTTCCCAGACGTCCCAGGTGTGGCTGAAGGTGCCCTGGAGGGTGACGACTTTGGCGATGAGGGGGTCGAGGGAGAAGCCGACCGGTCCCGGGCCCCAGCCGACTTTGGTGATCTGGCCGTAGGGGCGGACGACGTCCATGGATAGTTTGAGGGTCGGGGAGAAGCCGGCGCAGTCGATGACGGTGTGGGCGCCGTAGCCGTCCCTAAGACCCATGATGACGGGTACGGGATCCTGTTTGGAGCTGTTGATGGTCATGGTGGCGCCGTATTTTTTGGCGATTTCGAGGCGTTCTTCGTCGCCGTCGGTGCCGACGACGATGATGTCGGCCGCGCCGAGGATGCTGGCCACTTTGGCGCAGAGGATGCCGATCGGGCCGGGGCCGATGACGACGACGATGTCGCCTGGCATGATTTTGGAGTTTTTGGCGAGGGCGTTGTAGGCGACGCAGACCGGTTCGGTGCAGGAGGCTTCTTTGAGGGTGACGCCGGCCGGCAGTTTGTGGAGGACGCGGCTGGGTACCCGGACGTATTTGGCGAAGGCGCCGTCGGCCTGGAAGCCGAAGCCTTTGCGCTGCCGGCATACCTGGTAGTGGTTGGTGCGGCACATTTCGCATTTGCCGCAGTAGTCGGCGTGGGTTTCGCAGGTGACTGCATCACCGGCGGCAAAGCCCTCGACGTTGGCGCCGAGTTTCTCGATGGTGCCGGAGAATTCGTGGCCGAGGATGAGGGGCACGTTGACTTTGTAGGAGACGCGATTGTGATGCATGTGGGGATCGCTGCCGCACACGCCTATGTAGGCAACCTTGACAAGGACGTCGTCCGGGCCGATCTCCGGTACCGGCACCTCTCTGACTTCGGTGGCGCCCGCCACGTTGTCGTACTTGACGACCGCTTTCATTTTCAACATAATTCCTCCTTCACTGGCTTGGGACGTTACCGCGGCAAAAGACAAAGAGTCGCCGGCGGCGCCGCGCTTGCTAAAAGCTGATGGCGCCCCGGTCGAAGACATCCATGATGTGGGCTTTGATCGCCGCTTTGGCTTTTTCGGTGTCGCGCTCTTCGAGGATTTCCATGAGCAGCCGGTGGTCTTGGTATACCTGGTCCTGCTTGTGCTCGATCTGGGGATGGACGATGTTGATGAACCGCCGGACATGGCCGTTGAGCATCGCCCAGATGCGGTTGTAGGCTTCGATGCCGCTCCAGGCGACGATGGTACGGTGAAATTCGATGTCGAGGGCGGAGATGGCCGAGTAGTCGGCGTGGCTTTTCTGCTTCTCCCCCATGGCGTCGACGATGTCGTGGAGGGCGCCGAAGTCCTTTTTCGTCAGATTGGGCAGCGTTAGTTCGAGGGCCGTCGATTCGATGTAGGACCTGAGCAGGTGCATGTGGTACATTTCTTTGTTGTCGATGTCGGTGACGAAGGAGCCGGTGTATTTGACGGATTTGATGAGGCCTTCTTCCTCTAGCCCGCACAGCGCCTCGCGCACGGGTATCTGGCTGACCTTGAGTTCTCGGGCGATTTCCGTTTCCACGACCCGTTGCCCTGGCTGAAGCCTGTTTTCGATTATTTTGGCGCGGATAAATTGTTTGATCGTGTCTTTCAAGGGGTTGTTCTCTCCATAACTGCGATCTGTCTGGTTCATCGCCGACACTCCTAATAATATATAATTTCGTACATTATATATTATCAAGATAATTATATATATTCCTGAAGATTGTGTCAATGTCGCCGTTCGGGTCATAATATACAGTTTGACTGTTTAAAACCGCTTTGCTTGTCAAGGCGGTTTTATAGTGCGAAAAATCGCATTATTACGAACCACATCGTGAACTATCAGTGTCATCAGGCAAAACTCCGGCAGGAAGATATCGCCATTTTTGCGTATATCTTCCCAGATGTACCATACCGCAGCTGTCGCCGGAGGAGGCCGGACCCCACAGGCACAGGCACAGACGCGGCTTAATTATGCCGCCGGGGAGGGCGATCGACAAAGCTACGCGATACTATCCAACACAACGTCTAGAGGAGTGAGCCGATTTGCCATTTATCAACAACCTCGTGACAAAGTTTGAGCAGTACAGTCTGGTTTTCCTGATAACGGTTATGACTTTCCTGGGGTTGGCGCAGATTGTTAGCCGGTTCGTGATCCAGAGCCCGATACCCTGGACCGAGGCTCTGCTTACGTATATGTTCGTGTGGACGTGTTTCCTGGGGGCCAGCCTGGCGGTCGAACTGAACGCCCACTTCGGAGTGGAAATCTTCGTGGTGATGCTGCCCAAGCCGGTCCAGCGGGTCATGGAGATTGCGGTCTACCTCCTGATCATAACTTTTGCCGTGATAATGATCGTTAAGGGCATGATGTTCGTGGAAGGCAACGCCGACCAGGAGATGGCCGCGATGCCGTTCTCGATGATCTGGCCGTATCTGGCCATCCCGGTGAGCGGGTTGTTTATCGCCATCCACGCCCTGAATGCGATCTATTGCCTGGTCAGGGGGAGGAAATAGCATGGCGACGACGATTTTCCTGTCTTTCTTTTTGCTGCTTTTCTGCAGGGTGCCGGTGTCGTTCAGCCTGGCGCTGTCGTCGGTACTGGCGCTTGTGCTCAACACAACCATGGATACGGCGGTGATCATCCAGCGGATGTATACGGCGGCCGAATCTTTTTCCCTGGTGGCAGTTCCTTTCTTTATCCTGGCGGGCGGCCTGATGGAGAATGGCGGCATCTCCCGCCGCCTGGTGAAGTTCGCGACCGCCCTGGTCGGCCATATCCGCGGCGGCCTGGCGATGGTGAGCGTGGTGGCTTCGATGTTCTTCGCCGGCGTGTCCGGCTCGACGGCCGCCGACACCGCGGCGGTGGGCAGCATCCTTATCCCGGCGATGGAGAAACGCAACTACGGCAAGGATATGGCGACGAGCGTCGTGGCCTGCGCCGGCGCGATCGGCATCATTATCCCGCCCAGCATCCCGATGGTCATTCTCGGCGTGACGGCCGGCATCTCGATCGGCGGCCTGTTCCTGGGCGGCTTCATCCCCGGCATCCTCGTCGGTTTCGCCCTGATGCTCACAAGTTATATCTTCGCCAAGAAGCGCGATCTGCCGGCGGAAATCCGTCCGACGGGCGGCGAGCTGTGGGTGAGCTTCAAGGATTCCATCCTGGCGATCATGACGGCGGTCATTATCCTCGGCGGCATCCTGTCGGGCGTCTTTACCGCCACCGAGGCGTCGGTGGTCGCCGCGGTGTACGCTTTCATCGTCGGGTTTTTCATCTATAAGGAGCTCAAGCTGTGCGACCTGCCACGCATCATCGCGCAGACGGGGGTGACAACCGGCGTCGTGGTGCTGTGTGTCGCCACAGCTTCGGCCTTCGGCTGGATACTGGCCGCCGAGCGCATTCCGGCGCTGCTGGCGGAGTTCGTGTTCTCGATCTCCACCAACCCGTTCGTGGTGCTGCTGCTGGTCAACGCGCTGATGCTGTTCATGGGGATGATCCTCGATGTCGCCCCGATCATCATTATCCTTATCCCGATCGTCTTCCCGATCATCATGAAGCTGGGGATCGACCCCATCCACTTCGGGGTGATGACGATCGTCAATATGGCGATCGGCCAGTGCACGCCGCCGGTCGGCGTGGCGCTGTTCGTGGCCACCGGCATCTCGAAGATATCGCTGGGGTCGATGCTGAACACCTATTATCGCTTCATCGGCGCCATGATCCTGGTACTGGTTCTCATCACGCTTGTGCCCGACCTGATCACCTTCATCCCGAGGCTGGTCATGGGCGGCAAATTATAGGGCCCGGTTGAAAACGGCCTACTGGCGGAGGTGGTAGGGAGAGAAGTGATTTCCTTATTTTTCTTTTATTAAAATATCTAGGAGGGAAAAAACAGTGAACAAGAAGTTTACGGTCATCCTGGCGATTGTCATCGCCCTGAGCCTGGTTTTGACGGCCTGCGGCGGCGGGCAGAAAGCCGCTGCGCCGGAGAAGAAGGCGGAAAAGCAGGTCCTGAAGCTGTCGTCCGTGCTGCCGGAAGCGCATCCCACCCACAAGTCGATGCTGTTCTTCGCCGAAAAGGTGAAGGAAAAAACCAAAGGCCAGATCGAAATCCAGGTGTTCCCCAGCAGCCAGCTGGGCGAACAGCGCGACGCCCTCGAGGGCATGAAGATGGGTACCCTCGATATGGGCCTGACTTCCTGCGGTCCTCTCGGCCAGTTCGTGCCGACGATCGACGTTCTCAACCTGCCGTTCATGTTTAAGAGCCCGGCTCATCAGTATAAGGTCCTCGACGGCAAGCCCGGCGAGCAGTTGATCGCCGATATCAACAAAGCCGGCTTCGTGTTCCTGTTCTGGGCCGATTCGGGTTCGCGCAGCGTCATCAATAACAAGCGCCCGATCAACACCCCCGACGACCTCAAGGGCGTGAAGATCCGCGTTATGAACAGCCAGCTGATGGTCAATACGCTGAACAACATGGGCGCGATCGCCACCCCGATGGGCCAGGGCGAAGTGTACAGCGCGCTGCAGCAGGGCGTTATCGACGGCTGGGAGAACAGCCCGACCACGCTCTATACTCTCAAATTGTACGAGGTTTCCAAGTATTTCTCCTGGACCCGCCATTTCAGCACCCCGGACGCCATCCTGATCAGCAAGAAGGTCTTCGACAAGCTGACTCCCGAGCAGCAGAAGATTTTCCTCGAAGTCGGCAAGGAGACGACCGCCAAGTCCCGCGAGCTGTGGACCGCGGACGAGAAGAAGGTTGTCGAGGAGCTTGTCAAGAAGGGCGTGCTCTTCAACGAGGTCAAGGACGTGCAGCCGTTCATCGAAAAGGTCAAGCCGGTGTGGAAGGCTTACACCGACAAGCACGGCACCGCGCTGGTCGACGCCATCCAGAACACGAAATAGACACGGTATATACTGAGAGAACCGCCCTGGGGCGGTTCTCTTTTTTGTTGGTGCGGGAACACTATGATGGGAATATCCTCCGCTTGCCGCCTTCTTGATTTTTTATAGATATAATAATATAATGTCTATGTATTCAATAGATGTTACTGCGAGGTGTTTGGTATGAACGATGTTTCGGAGCTTTTCTGGCAGGCGTCGGCGGCGGAGGTGAAGCAGGGGTATCGCTACGACGAGGCTGGCGGCGTATATATTTGCCTCATCTGCGGCCGGACGTTCGCGGATGGCGAGGTTTTCGCCCACGGGGAGAGGCTGTACGAGGCGAGGAAGTATGTGGCGGTCCATATCGCCGCGAGCCACCGGTCGGTTTTCGATTTCCTCCTCGGCCTGGATAAGAAGCTGACCGGTCTGACCGAGCACCAGAAGGCGCTCCTGGAGCTTTTTTACGCCGGGAAAAGCGACGCCGCGGTGGCGAAGGAGCTGGGCGCAGGCAGCATGTCGACGGTCCGCAACCACCGCTTCGCGCTCAGGGAGAGGCAGAAGCAGGCCAAGGTGTT
This DNA window, taken from Sporomusaceae bacterium, encodes the following:
- a CDS encoding transketolase codes for the protein MASQATVDLLEAKALRLREHIVNDLTGVGKVGHLGGSCSSAEIVAALYFHKMKHDPENPALADRDRFLLSKGHAALVQYAALAEAGYFPKEEMKKVKTLGAMLQGHPDMTRTPGIEANTGSLGQGLSIACGMALGLRLDGLASKVYVLIGDGELAEGQIWEAAMAASYYKIDNLVAIVDRNRLQATGAICDRFDTNPVTPKWAAFGWETIEIDGHDIGAILAALDKADNIKGKPTVIIAETVKGKCISFAENNAAFHNGAMTPEQWEIAKSDLDKLRR
- a CDS encoding zinc-binding dehydrogenase, encoding MLKMKAVVKYDNVAGATEVREVPVPEIGPDDVLVKVAYIGVCGSDPHMHHNRVSYKVNVPLILGHEFSGTIEKLGANVEGFAAGDAVTCETHADYCGKCEMCRTNHYQVCRQRKGFGFQADGAFAKYVRVPSRVLHKLPAGVTLKEASCTEPVCVAYNALAKNSKIMPGDIVVVIGPGPIGILCAKVASILGAADIIVVGTDGDEERLEIAKKYGATMTINSSKQDPVPVIMGLRDGYGAHTVIDCAGFSPTLKLSMDVVRPYGQITKVGWGPGPVGFSLDPLIAKVVTLQGTFSHTWDVWEKSLVLMDKKIIDVNDLVTHELPLDKWAESFELMESKQGLKIVLTPID
- a CDS encoding GntR family transcriptional regulator gives rise to the protein MNQTDRSYGENNPLKDTIKQFIRAKIIENRLQPGQRVVETEIARELKVSQIPVREALCGLEEEGLIKSVKYTGSFVTDIDNKEMYHMHLLRSYIESTALELTLPNLTKKDFGALHDIVDAMGEKQKSHADYSAISALDIEFHRTIVAWSGIEAYNRIWAMLNGHVRRFINIVHPQIEHKQDQVYQDHRLLMEILEERDTEKAKAAIKAHIMDVFDRGAISF
- a CDS encoding TRAP transporter small permease, producing MPFINNLVTKFEQYSLVFLITVMTFLGLAQIVSRFVIQSPIPWTEALLTYMFVWTCFLGASLAVELNAHFGVEIFVVMLPKPVQRVMEIAVYLLIITFAVIMIVKGMMFVEGNADQEMAAMPFSMIWPYLAIPVSGLFIAIHALNAIYCLVRGRK
- a CDS encoding TRAP transporter large permease, producing the protein MATTIFLSFFLLLFCRVPVSFSLALSSVLALVLNTTMDTAVIIQRMYTAAESFSLVAVPFFILAGGLMENGGISRRLVKFATALVGHIRGGLAMVSVVASMFFAGVSGSTAADTAAVGSILIPAMEKRNYGKDMATSVVACAGAIGIIIPPSIPMVILGVTAGISIGGLFLGGFIPGILVGFALMLTSYIFAKKRDLPAEIRPTGGELWVSFKDSILAIMTAVIILGGILSGVFTATEASVVAAVYAFIVGFFIYKELKLCDLPRIIAQTGVTTGVVVLCVATASAFGWILAAERIPALLAEFVFSISTNPFVVLLLVNALMLFMGMILDVAPIIIILIPIVFPIIMKLGIDPIHFGVMTIVNMAIGQCTPPVGVALFVATGISKISLGSMLNTYYRFIGAMILVLVLITLVPDLITFIPRLVMGGKL
- a CDS encoding TRAP transporter substrate-binding protein, whose amino-acid sequence is MNKKFTVILAIVIALSLVLTACGGGQKAAAPEKKAEKQVLKLSSVLPEAHPTHKSMLFFAEKVKEKTKGQIEIQVFPSSQLGEQRDALEGMKMGTLDMGLTSCGPLGQFVPTIDVLNLPFMFKSPAHQYKVLDGKPGEQLIADINKAGFVFLFWADSGSRSVINNKRPINTPDDLKGVKIRVMNSQLMVNTLNNMGAIATPMGQGEVYSALQQGVIDGWENSPTTLYTLKLYEVSKYFSWTRHFSTPDAILISKKVFDKLTPEQQKIFLEVGKETTAKSRELWTADEKKVVEELVKKGVLFNEVKDVQPFIEKVKPVWKAYTDKHGTALVDAIQNTK
- a CDS encoding DUF2087 domain-containing protein gives rise to the protein MNDVSELFWQASAAEVKQGYRYDEAGGVYICLICGRTFADGEVFAHGERLYEARKYVAVHIAASHRSVFDFLLGLDKKLTGLTEHQKALLELFYAGKSDAAVAKELGAGSMSTVRNHRFALRERQKQAKVFLAIMELLAERTPKKTSFIDLPLNTRNVDERFAITAAENEKILAACLPDGPDGPLAHFPAKEKKRLAVLRHIVKYFDPAATYAEQEVNAVLKRFYGDYALLRRYLVDYGFMDRTVDGGKYWLRP